A single region of the Gorilla gorilla gorilla isolate KB3781 chromosome 1, NHGRI_mGorGor1-v2.1_pri, whole genome shotgun sequence genome encodes:
- the LOC134756439 gene encoding membrane-associated guanylate kinase, WW and PDZ domain-containing protein 3-like has product MSKTLKKKKHWLSKVQECAVSWAGPPGDFGAEIRGGAERGEFPYLGRLREEPGGGTCCVVSGKVPSPGDVLLEVNGTPVSGLTNRDTLAVIRHFREPIRLKTVKPEWSAD; this is encoded by the coding sequence ATGTCGAAGACGCTGAAGAAGAAGAAGCACTGGCTCAGCAAGGTGCAGGAGTGCGCCGTGTCCTGGGCCGGGCCCCCGGGCGACTTCGGCGCGGAGATCCGCGGTGGCGCGGAGCGTGGCGAGTTCCCCTACCTGGGGCGGCTCCGCGAGGAGCCCGGCGGGGGCACCTGCTGCGTCGTCTCGGGCAAGGTGCCCAGCCCAGGCGATGTGCTGCTGGAGGTAAACGGGACGCCTGTCAGCGGGCTCACCAACCGGGACACCCTGGCTGTCATCCGCCACTTCCGCGAGCCCATCCGTCTCAAGACTGTGAAACCAG